One Ornithinicoccus hortensis genomic window, GAGGGCAGTGTCTGAACAGCGCTGCCGAGCGTCAGTCCCGGTGGATGAAGATGTCGCCCACGGAGGTCGACAGGGTGATCACCTTGCTGGCGCCCCGCTCGTCGCCCACCCGGTTGTGGGTCTCCCCGATCGAGGTGTCGGTGTCCACCCGGTAGGCGGCCCCGTCGCCCGGGAGGGTCAGCCGGACGTCGCCGGTGCTCGTCCGCCCCTGCACCGAGTCGGGGGCGACCAGGCTGGTGACGAAGATCTCACCGACCGAGGACCGCACGTCTACGTCCGGGCTCCCGGAGTCGGTGAGGATGACGTCGCCGACGTTGGTCTGCGCCCGCACGACGCCGGAGACGCCCACCACGCGAAGCTGACCGACCGAGGTGCGCAGGTCCACATCCGCCCCGGCCGGCACCAGGACATCCCACTCCACCTCGCACGGGTCGATCCACCCGGGCCCCCTGCAGTCGCTGCGTAGGGTGGTCGCCCCGCCGTTCTGCGCGACGGTGACCGTGGGGTCGGTGAAGCTCGAGCGGCTGGTGGCCACCGCTCCCGGCTCCTCGCCCGGCGCCATCGCCCTGATCCGGATCTCACCCACGTCGGCGTGGACCGTCAGCCGGTCCAGGTCCGCAGCGAGCGGGTGCTCTGTCACCTCGGTGTGGCGGATCAGCTGGGCGACGCCAGGACCGGCCAGACCCAGGACGATGAGGATGGCCACCAGGACGCCGGCGATGCGGATGGCGGCTGCGGTCGAACGGGTCATGACGGCTCCCCCGGGGTCCGGTCCTGGTCGAGCCACCGGAGCACGGCGAGCACCCGACGGTGGTCCTGCCCCGTCGGCGGCAGGTCGAGTTTGCTGAAGATGGAGGACACGTTCTTCTCGACGGCCCCCTCACCGATGAACAGACGTCCCGCGATCGCGGTGTTCGTGCGGCCCTCCGCCATCAGACCGAGCACCTCCCGTTCCCGCGGGGTGAGGCGCGCGAGCGGGTCGGCGTTCCGGGCCCGGGACAACAGTTGCAGCACCACCTCAGGGTCCAGGACGGTGCCGCCCTGGCTGACCTCCCGGAGCGCGTCGATGAATTCGGAGGTGTCGGCGACCCGGTCCTTGAGCAGGTAGCCCACGCCCTTGGCCCGGCTGGCGACCAGCTCGGTCGCGTACTGCTCCTCGACGTACTGGCTGAGCACCAGCACGGCGGTCTCGGGATACCGATCCCGCACCTGCAGGGCCGCCCGGATGCCTTCGGAGGTGAAGGTGGGTGGCATCCGGACGTCGACCACGACCAGGCCGGGACGGTGCTCCTCGACGGCTGCCAGGAAGGTCTCCGCGTCCGGGCAGGCAGCGACGACCTCGAAGCCGCCCTCGGTGATCAGGCGGACCAGGCCGTCGCGCAGCAGGACCGAGTCCTCGGCCAGGACGACGTGGGTGGGCGAAGTCATCGGGTGCTCCTCGGATGGGCTGCGGGGCGTTCGGGAAGGGTGATGATGACGCGGGTGGGGCCGCCCTCGGGAGAGGTGACCTGCATGGTGCCGTCGACGGCGGTGATCCGCTGGCGAAGCCCGACGAGTCCGGTGCCCCGACCGGGCACGGCACCGCCGACGCCGTCGTCCTCGACCTCGATGACGAGCCGATGCAGTTCTCCCGGTGAGCGGGTCAACCGGACCAGTGCGTGGTCGGCCCGGGAGTGTTTGGCGACGTTGGTGAGCAGTTCCGAGACGCAGAAGTAGGCGATCGCCTCGGTGGTGGGGTCGAGCCGGCCCACACCGTCCGCCTCGATCCGTACCGGGACGGGTGAGCGCGCCGCCAGGGCCGAGGCGGCTGGCCCCAGGCCACGGTCGGCCAGGATGGGCGGCGTGATACCGCGCGCCACCTGGCGCATCTCCACGATCGCCTCCTTGGAGGCCAGGTGCGCCTGGTCCAGCAACTCCCGTGCCCCCTCGGGGTCGTCGGCCATCCGCTGCCGGGCCATGCCCAGGTCCATCGCGATGGCGACGAGGCGCTGCTGGGGCCCGTCGTGCAGGTCGCGCTCGATCCGGCGCCGCTCCGACTCGACCGAGTCGACCGTCTCCTCCCGGGTCTGGGTGAGCGTCTCGACCCGCTCGGACAGTTGGGCGATCTCGGCATCCGGGTCGCGGCCGAGCAGTGTCCGGGCCAGCTGGATGTCCACGCTGGTGAGCACCACGGCCAGGAACGGGAGGAGGAGAAGCACGACGACGGCGACCACCCAGAGGACCACCCGACCCGTGGTGGAACTGACATCGACCACCCACAGCACGTGCAGGCCACTGTCCGGGATGCGCGAGGCATACAACGGCATCGCCAGGAGCGAGACGGCCAGCGCGACGAATGACGCCACTACGGTGCCGATCAGGAGCCCCCACAGGGAGTGCAGGGCGACGTAGGCCGCCGCGCGCCGGTGCACCCGGGTGAGACCCAGGACGTTGACCCACGTTGGCTCGGGACGGTGCGTCTCCGCCGGGATCCGGTGGGCGGTGAACACCTCGATCCGGCCCAATTCGGCCCTGGCGAACAGCCAGGCCAGCCACATGGCGGGGACCAGGACCGCCAGCCCGGAGCCGGCGGCCAATAGCCCGAGGGCACCGATCACGATGGACAGCACGATGCTGAGGGCCACCAGTCCGGTCAGCACGTTGAGCACGAGGAAGACCAGGTGCTGCCAGCCCCGCAACCACAGGTGCACGGGGCCGGGAATGGCCGACGGGACGGAAGTCATGCCACAACCCTAGGGAGAACCCCGTGCGGGAGGTCAGCCGAGGAACCCCCTGAACCGGGTGGGGGTAACCCCCGTCCGGAATCGGGAGTATGCGCCAATGATCCAGGCATCGTCCGCCGAGAGGCTGATGGGCATGATCCAGAACCAGGAACAGAGCCCGGTCGCCCTCGTCGAGGGCGACCGCGTCGAGGTGCGAGAGACGGCGGCCGGAGTGTCCACCAACCCCGCCCGTCTCGGGATAGAAGACTCGGGCGGCTACCGCCCGGAGCAACCCCGCAGCCCGCTGGCCCGTTGGTCGGTCCGGCATCGGTGGCTTGTCGTCCTGTCATCGCTGCTCGTCCTGGTGGCCGGCGTCGCGGTGACCGCCGGGGTCGGTATCGCCACCCTTGAGCAGGGAGGGGAACTGGTCGGCGATTCGGCGGCTGCCGAGGACATCATGGACGGGGCCGACTTCGGCGACGTCCCGACCGAATACGTCATCGTGACCGACCCGGCGGGCCCCCTCGCGCCAGAGGATGCGGCGGACCTGACCGCGGAGCTCTCGATGGCGTACGACGGCGTGACCGGCGTCGTGGGGGTGGGGGAGGCGTTCCCCGGTGCCGACGGCAGCCTCGTCGTCCCGCTGGAGATGGTCGCCGACGACGACGGGGTGGCGGTCGAGCCCGGACCGGCCGTCGCCGCGACCCAGGAGATGGCACAGGCACATCCGGACCTGGAGATCGGGCAGTTCGGCGAGGCGTCCTTGGATGACGAGGTGAACGAGACGATCGGCGAGGACTTCGTGCGCGCTGAGATCTTCTCGATCCCGGTGACGTTGATCATCCTGCTGCTCGCCTTCGGGGCGGTCGTCGCGGCCGGCGTGCCGCTCGTCCTGGGGCTGGGTAGCGTGGCCGTGGCGCTGGGACTGACCGCCATCGTCTCCACCGGGCTGATCCCCGTCGACCCGAACAGCCAGAGTCTCGTGCTGCTCATCGGTCTCGCGGTCGGGGTCGACTACGCGCTGTTCGTGTTGCGCCGGGCGCGGGAGGAACGACATGCCGGCGCGACGGTCGAGGACTCGATCGCGATCGCCGGCGGCACCGCGGGCCGTGCGGTGGCAATCTCCGGTCTGACCGTCGTGATCGCGATGTCGGGCATGCTGGTGGCCGGTGGCATGTTCACCTCGCTCGGCCTGGGCGCGATGCTCGTGGTCGGGGCCGCCGTGCTCGCCGCCACCATCACCCTCCCCGCGATCCTGGCGATCCTCGGGGACAAGGTCGAGGCGTTGCGACTGCCGTTCACCCGGCGGCGCGAGGCCCGACGTGGCTCGGTGGACACCTTCTGGGGCCGGCTTGCCGGGCAGGTCACCAAGCGCCCGCTGGCTTGGGCGGTGACCGTGGGGGCCTTGCTCGTGGCGCTCGCCTCCCCGGCGCTGGGCATGAAGACCGCCACGGGGGGCATCGAGACGCTGCCGCAGGACCTGGCTTCGGTGCGTGCCTACCACCAGTTCCACGACGCGGTCCCGGCCGACGAGTCCGGCGCCCTCCAGGTCGTCGTCCGGGCCCCCGCCGGGTCGGCCGCCGACGTCGAGGCGGCGCTGCTCGCCTCCGGTGACACCGCGGGCTCGCTCGACCTGGTGAGCGCGGTGGATGACAGCGTCCAGGTCTCCGCCGACGGGACGGTCAGCGTCTGGAACATCGGCCTACAGGTCAACTCCAGCGACGAGGCGATGCCCGACGTCGTGGACCAGGTCCGGGCACAGGTGCTGCCCGAGATCGAGGCCGCCCTCGCCGACGTGCCCGACGCAGCGGTACATCTGGGCGGTGCCGCCGCGGTCACCGACCTCACCAGCTGGATGGACGGGCGACTGCCCTGGGTGGTCGGATTCGTCCTGGCGCTCACCCTGATTGTGATGACGTTGTCCTTCGGCTCACCCGCCCTAGCCCTGGCGACGGTGGCGCTCAACGCCCTGTCGGTCGGCGCTGCATACGGGATCCTGACGGCGGTCTTCGGCGGCACCTGGGCCGAGGGGCTGCTCGACTTCAACTCCACCGGCGCCATCGCCTCGTGGTTGCCGTTGATGCTGTTCGTGCTGCTGTTCGGGCTGTCGATGGACTACCACATCTTCGTGACGAGCCGGGTTCGTGAGGCCCGGGACGGCGGTGCCTCGCCCCGTGAAGCCATCCGGGTCGGCCTGGCCCGGTCGGCGGGGGTGGTGACGGCCGCGGCGGCGGTCATGGTGGGCGTCTTCTCGATCTTCGGCACTCTGTCGATCCTGGAGATGAAGCAACTCGGTGTCGGCCTCGCCGCGGCGGTGTTGCTCGACGCCACGGTGGTGCGCGGCATCATGCTCCCCGCCCTGTTGGGGCTGCTCGGCGACCGGGCACACACCGGCCCGTCGTGGTTGCCGCGGCTGCACCACTGATCCGGCCTCCGGGTGGTGGGCACGGCAGAATATCCACCATGCCCACCACCTGGCGTCCGATGACCGCCGACGACGCACCGGCGCTCGCCGCCCTGTTCAACACCGTGGCCGAGGCCGACGGGACGGGGGACACCGCCACCGAGCAGGTGGTCGCGGAGATCTTCGCGATGCCGCGCTTCGAGGCGGCCGACGACAGTTTCTCCGTGTGGGACGGTGCGGACCTGGTCGGCGCGGGCTTCGTGACCGTGCGGGACGTCGCCGTCGACGGGCGGGCGATGGTCGTGCCGGAGGGCGCGATCCACCCGGACCGGCGCGGCGCTGGTCTCGGCGCCGAGCTGCTGGCCCGCCTCGAGCGGCGCGGGATCGAGTTGGCGCACACCCGGCTCCCCGGCCTGCCCGTGCGGTTGCGCACCTCCGGCGGGCTCCAGGGCTCCTCGGCCCAGCGCCTGCTGGAGCAGGCGGGCTACGCGCCGGGCAACTACTTCCTGACGATGGAGGTCGACCTGGCCACCTGGCGCGACCCCGGGGCCGAGACCGTCTCGGTGCAGCCGGGGCCGGAACTGTCCGAGGCCGTCCGGGAGGCGCACAACGACGCCTTCCGCGACCACCGCAACTTCAGTCCCATCCCGCAGGACTCCTGGGAGCACTGGGGCCGCTCATCGGCATACCGCCCCCGACTCAGCCGGGTGGTCGTCGAGGACGGTCGGGTCCTGGCGTACGCGACGGCCAGCGAGTACGAACCGGGCACCGTGCACATCGACCTGGTCGGCACCCGGCGGGAAGCCCGCGGGCGCGGCCTCGCCAAGGACGTGCTGACCAGTGGGCTCCGGGCGGCCCGAGCGGCGGGGATGTCCACCAGCGAGCTGGAGGTCGACAGCACCAGCCCGACGGGCGCCGACCGGCTCTACACCTCGGTCGGCTACCACGAGGTCAGGGTCGTGTCCCGCTACCAGCGGGACGTGCCGGACCCTCGGTGAACTGGGGCAGCGACTCCGCGGCCCCGCGGATGTGCCGCTCGGCCAGCTCGGCAGCCCGGTCCCCTTCCCCGGCGCTGATCGCCCGCTCGATCCCGTGGTGCTCCTGCCGCAGCACCGCGGCCATGGCCTCCCAGTCCGCGACCCGGTGAAAGGCCGCGAGGTGCCGGGGGCGCAGTGAGGCCCGGATCGCCTCGGTGAGGTTGGCGAACAGCCGGTTGCCGCCGGCCCGGGCGATGGCGACGTGGAACTCGGTGTCGGCGTCGTTGAACTCCTCCCGGCTCAGCCCCGGGGCATCCATCGCATCGAGGTGGGACCGGATCGCGGCCAGTGAGTCCTCGTCGGCCCGCTGGGCGGCCAGGGAGGCGCTGGAGCGCTCGAGCAGGACCCGGGTCTCCACGACGTCGTCGACCGGGAAGTTCGCCAGCGCGACGTGCAGCCGGAGCAACCGGGTGAGGGCGGCGCTGGGGAGCGAGGCGACGAAGGTGCCCGCGCCCCGACCGGACCCGACGTTCGACCGGAGCACGCCGTGGCTCTCCAGGACCCGGATCGCCTCGCGCACGCCGGCCCGGCTGACCTGGAGCTTGCTGGCCAGGTCGCGCTCGGAGGGGAGTGGGTCGTCCACGGTGAGCTGACCGGTCAGGATCTGGTCCTCGATCGCCTCGATGACCAGCTCGTGGGTGCTGTTGCGGGGCACCGGCGCCCACTGCGGGCCGCCTCCAGGCTCTGCCATATGTGGTCCAACCTCACAAAGGTAGATGCGGTCAGGTGGTCCCAGAGTTGTAGCACAGGTCACACCGGGTGGCGTCGCAGACCCCTTGACGGGCTCTCAGTGACGGCCCTACGATCATCCGTCAAGTGGTCGGACCACTAAGAGTTCAACCTCTCATCCGCACTCACCAGAATGCGTCATCGACGGCGATACGTAGGCAGCACCGCAGCCGATGTGCACGGAGACGATATGTACACTCCCGATCTGGCGCCGATTGCCGGCAGCCTCCTGTGGTCCTCCCTCGTCGCGGTCCTTCCGCTCCTGACGATCTTCATCGCCCTCGGGGCGCTGCGCTGGAAGGCCCACTGGGCCGGTCTGGCCGCGCTCGCGGTAGCCGCCCTCGTCGCGTTGTTCGCCTACGGCATGCCCGTCCACCTGGTCGGACTGTCGGCCACGCAGGGCTTCGCGTTCGGTCTCTTCCCGATCATGTGGATCGTGGTGAACGCGATCTGGCTGTACGAACTCACCGTGCGGTCCGGCCGCTTCGAGGACCTGCGCAGGGTCATCGACGTCATCTCCGACGACCCGCGCGTGCAGGCCA contains:
- a CDS encoding DUF4097 family beta strand repeat-containing protein, whose product is MTRSTAAAIRIAGVLVAILIVLGLAGPGVAQLIRHTEVTEHPLAADLDRLTVHADVGEIRIRAMAPGEEPGAVATSRSSFTDPTVTVAQNGGATTLRSDCRGPGWIDPCEVEWDVLVPAGADVDLRTSVGQLRVVGVSGVVRAQTNVGDVILTDSGSPDVDVRSSVGEIFVTSLVAPDSVQGRTSTGDVRLTLPGDGAAYRVDTDTSIGETHNRVGDERGASKVITLSTSVGDIFIHRD
- a CDS encoding response regulator transcription factor — encoded protein: MTSPTHVVLAEDSVLLRDGLVRLITEGGFEVVAACPDAETFLAAVEEHRPGLVVVDVRMPPTFTSEGIRAALQVRDRYPETAVLVLSQYVEEQYATELVASRAKGVGYLLKDRVADTSEFIDALREVSQGGTVLDPEVVLQLLSRARNADPLARLTPREREVLGLMAEGRTNTAIAGRLFIGEGAVEKNVSSIFSKLDLPPTGQDHRRVLAVLRWLDQDRTPGEPS
- a CDS encoding sensor histidine kinase, coding for MTSVPSAIPGPVHLWLRGWQHLVFLVLNVLTGLVALSIVLSIVIGALGLLAAGSGLAVLVPAMWLAWLFARAELGRIEVFTAHRIPAETHRPEPTWVNVLGLTRVHRRAAAYVALHSLWGLLIGTVVASFVALAVSLLAMPLYASRIPDSGLHVLWVVDVSSTTGRVVLWVVAVVVLLLLPFLAVVLTSVDIQLARTLLGRDPDAEIAQLSERVETLTQTREETVDSVESERRRIERDLHDGPQQRLVAIAMDLGMARQRMADDPEGARELLDQAHLASKEAIVEMRQVARGITPPILADRGLGPAASALAARSPVPVRIEADGVGRLDPTTEAIAYFCVSELLTNVAKHSRADHALVRLTRSPGELHRLVIEVEDDGVGGAVPGRGTGLVGLRQRITAVDGTMQVTSPEGGPTRVIITLPERPAAHPRSTR
- a CDS encoding MMPL family transporter, with the protein product MIQASSAERLMGMIQNQEQSPVALVEGDRVEVRETAAGVSTNPARLGIEDSGGYRPEQPRSPLARWSVRHRWLVVLSSLLVLVAGVAVTAGVGIATLEQGGELVGDSAAAEDIMDGADFGDVPTEYVIVTDPAGPLAPEDAADLTAELSMAYDGVTGVVGVGEAFPGADGSLVVPLEMVADDDGVAVEPGPAVAATQEMAQAHPDLEIGQFGEASLDDEVNETIGEDFVRAEIFSIPVTLIILLLAFGAVVAAGVPLVLGLGSVAVALGLTAIVSTGLIPVDPNSQSLVLLIGLAVGVDYALFVLRRAREERHAGATVEDSIAIAGGTAGRAVAISGLTVVIAMSGMLVAGGMFTSLGLGAMLVVGAAVLAATITLPAILAILGDKVEALRLPFTRRREARRGSVDTFWGRLAGQVTKRPLAWAVTVGALLVALASPALGMKTATGGIETLPQDLASVRAYHQFHDAVPADESGALQVVVRAPAGSAADVEAALLASGDTAGSLDLVSAVDDSVQVSADGTVSVWNIGLQVNSSDEAMPDVVDQVRAQVLPEIEAALADVPDAAVHLGGAAAVTDLTSWMDGRLPWVVGFVLALTLIVMTLSFGSPALALATVALNALSVGAAYGILTAVFGGTWAEGLLDFNSTGAIASWLPLMLFVLLFGLSMDYHIFVTSRVREARDGGASPREAIRVGLARSAGVVTAAAAVMVGVFSIFGTLSILEMKQLGVGLAAAVLLDATVVRGIMLPALLGLLGDRAHTGPSWLPRLHH
- a CDS encoding GNAT family N-acetyltransferase produces the protein MPTTWRPMTADDAPALAALFNTVAEADGTGDTATEQVVAEIFAMPRFEAADDSFSVWDGADLVGAGFVTVRDVAVDGRAMVVPEGAIHPDRRGAGLGAELLARLERRGIELAHTRLPGLPVRLRTSGGLQGSSAQRLLEQAGYAPGNYFLTMEVDLATWRDPGAETVSVQPGPELSEAVREAHNDAFRDHRNFSPIPQDSWEHWGRSSAYRPRLSRVVVEDGRVLAYATASEYEPGTVHIDLVGTRREARGRGLAKDVLTSGLRAARAAGMSTSELEVDSTSPTGADRLYTSVGYHEVRVVSRYQRDVPDPR
- a CDS encoding FadR/GntR family transcriptional regulator, encoding MAEPGGGPQWAPVPRNSTHELVIEAIEDQILTGQLTVDDPLPSERDLASKLQVSRAGVREAIRVLESHGVLRSNVGSGRGAGTFVASLPSAALTRLLRLHVALANFPVDDVVETRVLLERSSASLAAQRADEDSLAAIRSHLDAMDAPGLSREEFNDADTEFHVAIARAGGNRLFANLTEAIRASLRPRHLAAFHRVADWEAMAAVLRQEHHGIERAISAGEGDRAAELAERHIRGAAESLPQFTEGPARPAGSGTRP